From a region of the Chondrinema litorale genome:
- a CDS encoding polysaccharide deacetylase family protein yields the protein MNSVQKLGFSENAKLLIIHADDAGLSHSENMATIQSLEEGFVNSYSIMVPCPWFYEMAVYAKNNPKFDYGIHLTLTCEWENYKFGPVSPVSEVPSLVDENGYFYKKREQLRKSATPEDVKKELQAQVEKAIKFGLKPTHLDSHMYSVGSDAKFLKVYKEIGEKFDLPVLINKQLMQMVGLDPDINIKEGEFVIDNTYIGEFKYFEDGKLGDFYKGIIENLTSGINLILIHPAFDDSEMKGVTINHPNFGSQWRQIDFDFFTSEINKAKLKENNIELVTWGDLNKIRKGK from the coding sequence TTGAACTCTGTACAAAAACTGGGTTTCTCAGAAAACGCTAAATTATTAATAATACATGCAGACGATGCAGGTCTTTCTCATTCTGAAAATATGGCTACTATACAGTCATTAGAGGAAGGATTCGTAAACTCATATAGCATCATGGTACCATGCCCGTGGTTTTATGAAATGGCAGTATATGCAAAAAACAACCCTAAATTCGATTATGGTATACATTTGACTCTTACTTGCGAATGGGAAAATTACAAATTCGGCCCAGTTTCACCTGTTTCTGAAGTTCCTTCATTAGTCGATGAGAATGGATATTTTTATAAAAAAAGGGAACAGCTCAGAAAAAGTGCGACTCCAGAAGATGTAAAAAAAGAGCTTCAAGCGCAAGTTGAAAAAGCAATCAAATTCGGATTAAAACCAACTCATCTAGACTCACATATGTATAGCGTTGGATCGGATGCTAAATTTTTAAAAGTTTATAAAGAAATCGGTGAAAAATTTGACCTTCCTGTATTGATAAATAAACAATTAATGCAAATGGTCGGTCTAGATCCAGATATAAATATAAAAGAAGGCGAATTTGTAATTGACAATACCTATATCGGTGAATTCAAATATTTCGAAGATGGAAAACTGGGCGACTTTTATAAAGGGATTATTGAAAATTTAACTAGTGGCATAAACCTGATTTTAATCCACCCAGCATTTGATGATAGCGAGATGAAAGGAGTTACAATAAACCACCCGAATTTTGGGTCTCAATGGAGACAAATAGATTTTGATTTTTTTACAAGCGAAATAAACAAAGCTAAGCTAAAAGAGAATAATATTGAATTAGTTACATGGGGTGATTTGAACAAAATTAGGAAAGGTAAATAA
- a CDS encoding GNAT family N-acetyltransferase, which produces MESALGEVIFTRLEGSPKLFFDILPDEWSIDIAPVWSHYEKNSSIYVVKYNEKIIGGGILFSTLSPDTKYYDAPALSKLKTWFDDGYGYIAYFYISDQYRGKGIGIKWLNELIALNASKGLFLTIEDDSLIGFYKKAGFNLQDEINFEDNTEWLLVRGEG; this is translated from the coding sequence ATGGAATCTGCTCTAGGAGAAGTGATTTTCACCAGACTTGAAGGTAGTCCAAAACTATTCTTTGATATTTTACCAGATGAATGGTCTATTGATATTGCCCCCGTATGGTCTCACTATGAAAAGAATTCCTCTATATATGTGGTAAAATACAATGAAAAAATTATTGGAGGAGGAATTCTTTTTAGTACATTATCACCTGATACAAAGTATTATGATGCTCCTGCTTTATCCAAGCTTAAGACTTGGTTTGACGATGGCTATGGGTACATCGCATATTTTTATATTTCAGATCAGTATCGAGGTAAGGGAATTGGCATAAAATGGCTAAATGAACTAATAGCATTAAATGCTTCCAAAGGATTATTCCTTACCATTGAAGATGACTCACTAATCGGCTTCTATAAAAAAGCCGGTTTTAACCTACAAGATGAAATTAATTTTGAAGATAATACAGAATGGTTGTTGGTGAGGGGAGAAGGTTAA
- a CDS encoding protein-glutamine glutaminase family protein, with amino-acid sequence MTKKDAEIFFDVVLKHPKLFWKANNTGCEAQADLVAELTFQKGFKVNKIWIRPLSPSDSFLVYLNEAGTEFTAWNYHVAAAVEVNDASNTETLIIDPTLFDKPVNLEFWHKRLSRLSNQYNVILEKNNLKEKHFLVLKIFLQVQIGKKHLLNEKKLSLTHQI; translated from the coding sequence ATGACAAAAAAAGATGCAGAAATATTCTTTGATGTTGTTCTAAAGCATCCCAAGCTTTTTTGGAAAGCAAACAACACAGGATGTGAAGCCCAAGCAGACCTTGTAGCAGAATTGACATTTCAAAAAGGCTTTAAAGTGAATAAAATCTGGATTCGTCCTTTGTCTCCTTCAGATTCTTTTTTGGTTTATTTAAACGAAGCTGGCACCGAATTTACTGCTTGGAATTATCACGTTGCAGCAGCTGTAGAAGTAAATGATGCATCAAATACAGAAACTTTAATCATCGATCCCACTCTTTTTGACAAACCTGTTAATTTGGAGTTTTGGCATAAGAGATTGTCTCGATTATCTAACCAATACAATGTCATTTTAGAGAAAAACAATCTAAAAGAGAAGCATTTTTTAGTCCTGAAGATTTTCTTACAAGTTCAAATCGGGAAAAAGCACTTGCTAAACGAAAAGAAACTCTCATTAACTCATCAGATTTGA
- a CDS encoding DinB family protein, whose product MKQILTLLVLTTFLLSCSEKNSNPELKPLLIEQLKNTHLEQNWFVPTKIAIDELSAEQSNWKDSTENHSIAELVSHLIFWSGMNLRAFKGEDMTGVEVENEITFKKYTNKEWKGLTIKLDSIQTEWEKLTEKATDKQLIEWSTEILNMTAHNAYHTGQIIYIRKRNGWWNKK is encoded by the coding sequence ATGAAGCAGATTTTGACTTTATTAGTTCTTACAACCTTTCTTTTGAGTTGCTCCGAAAAAAATAGTAACCCCGAGTTAAAGCCATTACTAATTGAACAATTGAAAAACACTCATTTAGAACAAAATTGGTTTGTGCCAACAAAAATCGCTATTGATGAACTTTCGGCAGAACAATCTAATTGGAAAGACAGTACAGAAAACCACTCAATTGCTGAATTAGTATCACATTTAATCTTTTGGAGTGGAATGAATTTAAGGGCTTTTAAAGGAGAAGATATGACTGGCGTTGAAGTTGAGAACGAAATAACTTTTAAGAAATACACGAACAAGGAATGGAAAGGATTAACTATTAAATTGGACAGTATACAAACCGAATGGGAAAAATTGACTGAGAAAGCCACTGATAAACAATTAATTGAGTGGAGTACGGAAATTCTAAATATGACAGCACACAATGCATACCATACTGGCCAAATTATTTACATAAGAAAACGGAATGGTTGGTGGAATAAAAAATGA
- the can gene encoding carbonate dehydratase gives MAETIKDLINGNVTWVRNTLRHNPDFFNKLATSQSPKFLWIGCSDSRVPATEITNALPGSIFVQRNIANLVVHTDSNLLSVVYYAVKVLKVKHIIVCGHYGCGGVKAAMSNERYGFLDNWLLHIKDVYRKHEMELDGIEDEEKRFDKFVELNVLEQARNLAKVSFIQEEWESGEFPYIHSWVYSLKDGLIRDLGISINSSSDLEGVYRFNNLKK, from the coding sequence ATGGCTGAAACTATCAAAGATTTAATTAATGGCAATGTAACATGGGTTAGAAATACATTAAGACATAACCCTGATTTTTTTAATAAACTTGCTACAAGTCAATCGCCTAAATTTTTGTGGATAGGTTGTTCAGACAGTCGTGTGCCTGCTACTGAAATTACTAATGCCTTACCAGGGTCTATTTTTGTGCAACGTAATATTGCTAACTTAGTAGTTCATACAGATTCCAATTTGTTAAGTGTAGTATATTATGCTGTTAAAGTTTTAAAAGTGAAACATATTATAGTATGTGGTCACTACGGATGCGGTGGCGTAAAGGCAGCTATGAGCAATGAAAGATATGGGTTTCTAGACAACTGGTTATTGCATATCAAAGATGTGTATCGTAAACATGAAATGGAACTTGATGGTATTGAAGACGAAGAAAAGCGTTTCGACAAGTTTGTTGAATTAAATGTGCTAGAACAAGCTAGAAATTTAGCCAAAGTATCATTTATTCAAGAAGAGTGGGAGTCTGGTGAGTTTCCATACATTCATAGTTGGGTTTATAGTCTAAAAGATGGGCTTATAAGAGATCTAGGTATTAGTATTAATTCTAGTTCTGATTTAGAAGGAGTGTATAGGTTCAATAATCTAAAAAAATAA
- a CDS encoding DUF2306 domain-containing protein, with translation MIVMSVHYFLEDQSGILRKKEVAYNLWYMVVFRAHILFGLIAITTGPFQFIRRIRERNKLTHMLFGYSYFVSVLISGLSGIVVAPFAMGGWITSIGFTLLAGLWLFITGMSVFAIKSKDFNKHMRWSYLSYSLTFAAITQRTLLLIPLLTSVRFILIYQLSAWLPWILNLLIAYSIFNRSATKMKNTHE, from the coding sequence ATGATCGTGATGTCTGTGCATTACTTTCTCGAAGATCAGTCAGGGATACTGAGAAAGAAAGAAGTAGCTTACAATTTATGGTACATGGTTGTTTTTAGAGCACATATACTATTTGGACTCATAGCAATAACCACAGGTCCTTTTCAATTTATTAGACGTATACGGGAAAGAAATAAGTTGACGCATATGCTTTTTGGATATTCATACTTCGTAAGTGTATTGATTAGTGGCTTATCTGGTATAGTGGTCGCGCCTTTTGCTATGGGAGGGTGGATTACATCAATAGGCTTTACTCTATTGGCTGGTTTATGGCTTTTTATAACCGGAATGTCAGTATTTGCCATTAAAAGCAAAGATTTCAATAAACACATGCGATGGTCATACCTAAGCTATTCACTCACTTTTGCCGCTATTACCCAAAGAACGTTACTGTTAATTCCTCTACTTACCAGCGTACGATTCATACTTATATATCAATTATCCGCCTGGCTCCCATGGATTTTAAACCTGCTGATCGCCTACTCAATATTTAATCGATCTGCAACTAAAATGAAAAATACACATGAATAA
- a CDS encoding toxin-antitoxin system YwqK family antitoxin yields the protein MIPKVSKFYYYFYSENPHALVQLIAEANEYNNNPSMSESRLKIVQKHRLYCQLLNTVKFTIESYGYINFFAEYDDLVGELPSLCLLLKEFGHSDVVGDINQASKFYQKHLNQFGLLRNTSLKDDERNAISEKLDSNFDSYFDLSIPMKHLSRQIKNNPDDFCLDDKGKPFEKEFTGQLETYYANKNLQKRYSFHKGKVYGECFEFDFDGKKQSLYFYKNEYTKDLLKQWFKNGNLKYEKYSDDVYKYWYENGQIHIERNGEFFQKWDKNGKKIK from the coding sequence ATGATTCCGAAAGTCAGTAAATTCTACTATTATTTTTATTCAGAGAATCCTCACGCCCTAGTACAATTAATTGCTGAGGCAAATGAATATAACAACAATCCTTCTATGTCAGAATCTAGACTAAAAATAGTTCAAAAACATAGACTGTATTGCCAGCTATTAAACACTGTTAAATTTACAATTGAAAGTTATGGCTATATTAATTTTTTCGCAGAATACGATGATCTAGTAGGTGAGTTACCATCGCTCTGTTTACTGCTAAAAGAATTTGGACACTCAGATGTAGTAGGAGATATAAATCAAGCAAGTAAATTTTATCAAAAACACTTGAATCAATTTGGGCTTTTACGAAATACTTCTCTTAAAGATGATGAAAGAAATGCTATTTCTGAGAAACTAGATTCAAATTTTGACTCTTATTTTGACCTAAGCATACCTATGAAACATTTATCGAGACAAATAAAGAACAATCCTGATGATTTTTGCTTGGATGATAAAGGAAAGCCTTTTGAAAAGGAATTTACAGGACAGCTAGAAACCTATTATGCGAACAAAAATCTTCAAAAAAGATACTCTTTTCATAAAGGTAAAGTATATGGTGAGTGTTTTGAGTTTGACTTTGATGGTAAAAAACAGAGCTTATACTTTTATAAAAATGAATACACTAAAGACTTATTAAAGCAGTGGTTTAAAAATGGTAATTTGAAATATGAAAAGTACTCAGATGATGTATATAAATATTGGTATGAAAACGGACAAATCCATATTGAAAGGAATGGAGAGTTTTTTCAAAAATGGGATAAAAACGGAAAGAAAATAAAGTAA
- a CDS encoding helix-turn-helix domain-containing protein, whose protein sequence is MHKKTKSIPLNTMPDSFSHGIAVAKVTAKDLDFDKIKQAHRDDYHLFFLLEEGTALFEIDFQKYRLEQHCIMYIQPFQVHRGLSVDNVEFYMLIINNESLNSEYLQLLKDIAPAQPLPLTKEVFSIISETTSLCLKFYNRKHEKLHPLLLRDSCNSLVALIISQYLVKSKSIDTISRFELITKKFRSILDSDFMHTKSPTDFAKKLNISNVYLNECVKKVTEKSVSYHIQQRVILEAKRLLYHSNKSVKEIAFELGYYDYPYFSRLFKKVTGMTALSFRCRSKNID, encoded by the coding sequence ATGCATAAAAAAACAAAGTCCATCCCTTTAAATACTATGCCGGATAGTTTTAGCCATGGTATAGCCGTAGCTAAGGTTACAGCAAAAGATTTGGATTTTGATAAGATAAAACAAGCACACCGAGATGATTACCATTTATTCTTTTTATTAGAAGAGGGAACTGCACTATTTGAAATTGATTTTCAAAAGTACAGATTAGAACAACATTGCATCATGTATATTCAACCCTTTCAGGTACATAGAGGTCTATCAGTCGATAATGTAGAATTCTATATGCTGATTATTAATAATGAAAGCTTGAACTCTGAGTACTTACAACTATTAAAAGATATTGCTCCTGCCCAACCATTACCATTAACTAAAGAAGTTTTTTCAATTATCTCAGAAACCACATCTCTTTGTCTAAAATTTTATAATAGAAAACATGAAAAGTTACACCCCCTATTACTGAGAGACAGTTGCAATTCATTAGTTGCATTAATTATTTCACAGTATTTAGTAAAATCAAAATCGATAGATACAATATCTCGGTTCGAATTAATTACCAAAAAATTTAGATCTATATTGGATAGCGATTTTATGCATACCAAAAGTCCAACAGACTTTGCTAAAAAACTAAATATTTCTAATGTGTATTTAAATGAATGTGTTAAAAAGGTAACAGAAAAATCTGTTTCTTACCATATACAGCAAAGAGTTATTTTAGAAGCTAAACGATTGTTATACCATTCTAATAAATCTGTAAAAGAAATAGCCTTTGAATTAGGGTATTACGACTATCCATATTTTTCCAGATTGTTCAAAAAAGTCACAGGAATGACTGCTTTGTCTTTTAGGTGTCGATCAAAAAACATTGATTAA
- a CDS encoding LytR/AlgR family response regulator transcription factor, with protein MSFSWSNYWWIINRTFVLGSIPFSFFILIDYKRRDVINKELALNMLNEKTETKQTPKIGIHSIVTDLKNEIFTFEDRDFSYAVAEGNYTDFYFSGKGELNSVTYRISLSSFEKQINSSNLQRCHRSYLVNLDKVINISGNAQGLKLTLDDNTSEIPVSRKYISMIKASLLKKF; from the coding sequence ATGAGTTTTAGCTGGTCCAACTATTGGTGGATTATCAATAGAACTTTCGTTTTGGGCAGTATACCTTTCTCATTTTTCATATTGATCGATTATAAAAGAAGAGATGTAATTAACAAGGAATTGGCTCTTAATATGTTAAATGAAAAAACTGAAACTAAGCAGACACCAAAAATCGGTATACACTCAATCGTCACTGATTTAAAGAACGAGATATTTACCTTCGAAGATCGGGATTTTAGCTATGCAGTGGCTGAAGGGAACTATACAGATTTTTATTTTTCCGGCAAGGGTGAATTGAATAGTGTGACCTATAGAATCTCACTTAGCTCATTTGAAAAGCAGATAAATTCCTCCAACCTACAAAGATGTCATAGATCATACCTTGTCAATCTGGATAAGGTTATCAATATTTCTGGGAATGCTCAAGGGTTAAAACTGACACTCGATGATAATACTTCTGAAATACCCGTTTCTAGAAAATATATCTCGATGATTAAAGCCTCGCTTTTAAAGAAATTCTGA
- the tnpA gene encoding IS66 family insertion sequence element accessory protein TnpA: MYTSKEMFPVVEDWLSSGLTQKAYSLQHNLPLHILPYWVSRYRKRKSESTPKEKSAKFIPVNYEKPMLQGVEIEFPNGIILRFSQAVSASYLQQVLKLCSD; encoded by the coding sequence ATGTATACTTCTAAAGAAATGTTTCCAGTAGTAGAAGACTGGTTGTCTAGTGGCTTGACTCAAAAAGCATATAGTCTACAACATAATTTACCACTTCATATCTTGCCCTACTGGGTATCTCGATATCGCAAGCGAAAGTCTGAGTCAACTCCAAAAGAAAAATCAGCAAAGTTTATTCCTGTAAATTATGAAAAGCCAATGCTTCAAGGCGTAGAAATAGAATTCCCCAATGGCATCATCCTCCGTTTTTCTCAAGCTGTATCTGCCAGTTATTTGCAACAAGTCTTGAAGCTATGTTCGGATTAA
- a CDS encoding helix-turn-helix domain-containing protein: MNNKLNKCIYLEGARIFIRDLDTALPLEFDINHDFPFIKLHLLFKGKSHYEPNSERGLPITIEDGQYNFFYLPVVQGKLNMTSNFISSVDIECDEVFIKRLFKNDLFKISGCFGESIKAKLPFKMHEESQAIPPFLKNKVDEIVSSIIAGDVDIISIETKLKAIYSYLFDQIKHAGQDKQPAILKTEEREKVLRVEQILRQRIKEPITVDELAATIGTNRHKLNRDFKKVYNEPIFSYLTHLRMEKAKMMLITKKMNVSEVADMVGYKNPQHFTAAFKRYFGYVPSKLIG, translated from the coding sequence TTGAATAATAAACTAAACAAATGTATTTATTTAGAAGGTGCGAGAATCTTTATTCGAGATTTAGATACTGCTTTGCCTTTAGAGTTTGATATCAATCATGATTTCCCATTTATCAAGCTTCATTTATTATTTAAAGGTAAATCTCATTATGAACCTAATTCTGAGCGAGGTTTGCCCATTACTATAGAAGATGGTCAATACAATTTCTTCTATTTACCAGTAGTTCAAGGCAAATTAAATATGACTTCGAACTTTATTAGTTCTGTAGATATAGAATGCGATGAGGTATTTATAAAGCGCTTGTTTAAAAACGATTTATTTAAAATTAGTGGTTGCTTTGGCGAATCTATTAAAGCAAAATTACCTTTTAAGATGCATGAGGAAAGCCAAGCGATTCCCCCATTTCTAAAAAACAAAGTAGATGAAATTGTTTCTAGCATAATAGCAGGTGATGTAGATATTATCAGTATCGAAACTAAATTGAAAGCTATTTATAGTTATTTGTTTGATCAAATAAAGCATGCTGGTCAAGACAAACAACCTGCTATATTGAAAACTGAAGAGCGAGAAAAAGTACTTAGGGTAGAACAAATTTTACGACAACGAATAAAGGAACCTATTACTGTTGATGAATTAGCCGCTACAATTGGCACCAACCGCCACAAGCTTAACCGCGATTTTAAAAAGGTGTACAACGAGCCTATTTTCTCTTATTTAACTCACTTGCGAATGGAGAAAGCAAAAATGATGTTGATTACCAAAAAAATGAATGTGTCTGAAGTAGCTGACATGGTAGGCTATAAAAATCCACAACACTTTACCGCAGCTTTTAAAAGATACTTTGGCTATGTTCCCAGCAAATTAATAGGATAA
- a CDS encoding FAD-binding oxidoreductase, with amino-acid sequence MPNAPKWVFDVAERLMPKLPLMEVTKTESLSAEVKRVQFKGDFNTLNIQVGSYMDFRVSDTEVRRYTISYIDHKKSIIEFIVHIHGKGAGSQFMNNFQIGNIANVNQARAHKYYEESVEKYVIFGDETSLGLACSFLPVLKQNGHQFQYYFELEDANKNVPQLLQLENFTVFPKNGSFENDNWLNYLPIFQTPDWQEYKFILTGNVKSAKAFRKLIKKKCNAKIILHGYWLEGKKGL; translated from the coding sequence ATGCCAAATGCACCTAAATGGGTGTTTGATGTTGCCGAACGTCTAATGCCAAAGTTACCCTTAATGGAAGTTACAAAAACTGAGTCCTTATCAGCAGAGGTAAAGAGAGTTCAGTTTAAAGGTGATTTTAACACGCTAAATATACAAGTTGGTTCTTATATGGATTTTCGCGTTAGTGATACTGAAGTGAGAAGATATACCATTTCTTATATTGATCACAAGAAAAGTATTATAGAATTTATAGTTCATATTCATGGTAAAGGTGCTGGAAGCCAATTTATGAATAATTTTCAAATAGGAAACATAGCCAATGTTAATCAAGCGAGAGCTCATAAATATTACGAAGAGTCGGTAGAAAAATATGTGATCTTTGGAGATGAAACTTCTTTAGGATTAGCCTGTTCATTTCTACCTGTTTTAAAACAAAATGGTCATCAATTCCAATACTATTTTGAGTTGGAAGATGCCAATAAAAATGTTCCCCAATTATTACAATTAGAAAACTTTACAGTGTTTCCTAAAAATGGATCATTCGAAAATGATAATTGGCTAAACTATTTACCTATTTTTCAAACACCAGATTGGCAAGAATATAAATTTATATTGACAGGAAATGTAAAATCTGCTAAAGCTTTTAGAAAGTTAATTAAGAAAAAATGTAATGCTAAAATTATTTTACATGGCTATTGGCTAGAAGGAAAAAAGGGATTGTAA
- a CDS encoding YkgJ family cysteine cluster protein, which yields MSIVLKVKRIQKVFEKLESEVTQLQKNTGIYCLASCGQCCTKPNIEASVLEFLPLAFDLFLRKETTQYKEQILQSGFSICHLFNALSVVPNSNYITGKCSQYQYRALVCRLFGYASIRNKHGQKKLSTCKLIKGSYPEEVTRLDQPEKIELIPNYSNYFQQLVQIDFKLSQEFHPINKAILRAIDEVESYYNYRNFPYRYKKGA from the coding sequence ATGTCAATTGTGCTTAAGGTTAAGCGGATACAAAAGGTATTTGAGAAGCTTGAGAGTGAAGTAACCCAATTGCAAAAAAATACAGGTATTTATTGTTTGGCTTCGTGTGGCCAATGTTGTACAAAACCCAATATAGAGGCATCTGTTTTGGAGTTTTTGCCTTTAGCTTTCGATTTATTTCTAAGAAAAGAAACCACACAATACAAAGAACAGATTCTTCAATCTGGTTTTTCCATTTGCCATCTGTTTAATGCATTGTCGGTAGTGCCTAATAGCAATTACATAACTGGAAAATGCTCACAATATCAATATAGAGCTTTAGTATGTAGGCTTTTTGGTTATGCATCTATTAGAAATAAGCATGGGCAAAAAAAGCTATCTACCTGTAAGTTAATTAAAGGCAGTTACCCCGAAGAAGTTACCAGACTTGATCAGCCAGAGAAAATTGAATTAATCCCAAATTATTCCAATTATTTTCAGCAGCTTGTTCAGATTGATTTTAAGTTAAGTCAGGAGTTTCATCCAATCAACAAAGCCATTTTAAGGGCAATTGATGAGGTTGAATCATACTACAACTATCGTAATTTCCCATATCGCTATAAAAAAGGGGCTTAA
- a CDS encoding DUF808 domain-containing protein, with the protein MASGFFVLLDDIASLMDDVATMGKIAGKKTAGILGDDLAVNAEKASGFMSSRELPVLWSITKGSLLNKLIILPIAFLLSTFVPSVITIILTIGGLYLAYEGAEKVYEFFFPHSHETKLQKNKALSEEQLMALEKEKVKSAIVTDFILSVEIIIIALGPVAEEPLKIQIPVVTLIALLATVGVYGVVALIVRMDEFGTTLINLNEEENTISDKIGIFLVRALPKVIKSLSVIGTIALMLVAGGIFVHNLPFMHHLEESIHIPGILFEFLAGLIIGAVVLLIVMLAKKLFKPAKK; encoded by the coding sequence ATGGCTTCAGGTTTTTTTGTGCTCTTAGACGATATCGCTTCACTGATGGATGATGTGGCTACTATGGGCAAAATTGCGGGAAAGAAAACCGCAGGTATTTTAGGAGATGATTTAGCAGTAAATGCCGAAAAAGCTTCAGGCTTTATGTCTTCAAGAGAGTTGCCGGTGCTTTGGTCCATTACCAAAGGTTCGCTGCTCAATAAATTAATTATTCTACCCATTGCTTTTTTACTCAGTACCTTTGTCCCTTCAGTCATTACGATAATACTAACAATTGGTGGGCTATACTTGGCTTATGAAGGTGCCGAGAAAGTATATGAGTTTTTCTTTCCACATTCCCACGAAACGAAACTACAAAAAAACAAAGCACTTTCTGAGGAACAACTAATGGCACTAGAAAAAGAAAAAGTGAAATCAGCCATAGTTACTGATTTTATTCTATCTGTAGAAATTATCATTATTGCATTAGGTCCAGTAGCTGAGGAGCCCCTAAAAATACAGATACCTGTTGTTACACTCATCGCATTACTAGCTACTGTTGGAGTTTATGGCGTAGTAGCTTTGATTGTACGTATGGATGAATTTGGTACTACTCTTATCAACCTTAACGAAGAGGAAAATACAATTTCTGATAAAATAGGAATATTTCTAGTAAGAGCTTTACCAAAGGTTATTAAGAGTTTATCAGTAATAGGAACCATTGCACTTATGTTGGTTGCCGGAGGTATATTTGTGCACAACCTGCCTTTTATGCATCATCTTGAAGAAAGCATTCATATACCGGGAATATTATTCGAATTTCTTGCCGGACTCATTATCGGTGCAGTTGTATTACTTATAGTGATGCTTGCCAAAAAACTGTTTAAACCAGCTAAGAAATAA
- a CDS encoding IS66 family transposase zinc-finger binding domain-containing protein encodes MADQDSSTQILALQQENALLKQELADKQQLLEQVESLKAELSELKRLIYGSKRERFIPSDTNSKQLTLPLDENVPAETPTKVKQTISYQRATAVEKQPQGSSRQPLPAHLPRKEVVLEPEVDTTHMRKIGEEITEELDMTPAKVFVRRYIRPRYVSKEEEFYIANLPARPIEIVPRRRYPRTWIISPYSGG; translated from the coding sequence ATGGCAGATCAAGATAGCAGCACTCAAATATTAGCGCTTCAACAAGAAAATGCTTTACTAAAGCAAGAGTTAGCAGACAAACAACAACTCTTGGAGCAGGTTGAATCACTTAAAGCTGAGCTATCAGAATTGAAGCGTTTGATCTACGGTAGTAAACGAGAAAGGTTTATCCCTAGTGATACCAATAGTAAGCAGCTCACTTTGCCATTAGATGAAAATGTTCCTGCTGAAACACCTACCAAAGTCAAACAAACCATTAGTTATCAAAGGGCTACTGCTGTCGAAAAGCAGCCACAAGGATCATCTCGCCAGCCATTACCAGCACACTTACCTCGCAAAGAGGTAGTGTTAGAGCCTGAAGTGGATACCACTCACATGCGTAAGATCGGAGAAGAAATTACTGAGGAGCTAGACATGACACCAGCTAAGGTATTTGTTCGTCGTTACATCAGGCCACGTTATGTGAGTAAAGAAGAAGAATTTTATATAGCCAACCTACCAGCGAGACCAATTGAAATCGTTCCACGACGGAGGTATCCCAGGACCTGGATTATTAGCCCATATTCTGGTGGATAA